One part of the Sphingobacterium sp. LZ7M1 genome encodes these proteins:
- a CDS encoding TonB-dependent receptor, whose product MRKTLIVSLALCLSYPSWANVDLRLAEPFKAIGSELRQSTIRGVVKDKDGNPLSPVTITNLTTQKSTSTNENGEFEIEASQGQQLRISYLGFEAQNVTVTSSNVQITLTPDDTNLEEVIVVGYGTQKKANLTGAVDQVGPEVFEGRVLANASQMLQGAVPNLNIVPADGKPTRNPSFNIRGTTSIGQGGSALILIDGVEGDPSSLNPNDIESVSVLKDASSSAIYGSRGTFGVVLITTKRAKADRTSITYSGNASFQKPIARPDFITDGYTYASHFFTAYNAWNNYSSIPSKLNKTQIFTTEWLEEFKRRKEQGITEEVTVDDKGNYVYYGNEDYYGTLIKDNTFVQDHNLSISGNSGRFDYYLSGRTYDYNGMYNFNTDNYNTYNTRAKAGMQVNDWLRITNNIDYSYAKYWDPSTAGEGGNIWRNIADEGHPSSPIFNPDGSFSFSAAYTVGDFIYGKNGTATKNADLRNTTAFETKFLDNSLRIKGDFTFRNRDFNSTRVRVPVPYSVAEGKMLKLETSMNNNIYLVDQQWKYLFGNLYGEYEKTIGDHYFKGLLGYNYEQRVYESDYITKTGLLTEDVDNINLALGQNTTATAGYNKYRNVGVFMRANYIYKDRYLFEFNGRYDGSSKFPINEQWAFFPSASVGWRISEEPFFEVDKSAISDLKLRGSYGSLGNGNIDPYAFMDQYSISISNRVIGGVKNPYTGVPVVIPNNLTWETARTANIGLDLSAINNKLTFTADFYQRKTLNMYTVGMTLPDVFGAASPKGNYADMTTQGFELSLGYRDSFEASGSPFNWSVKGTLADYKSTIDRYNNETGNLSDYYIGQTLGEIWGYETQGLFQNQAEIDAAATQSLIKSSNSGKIYPGDVRFADLDGNGVIDYGTNTLTDHGDKRIIGNKEPRYIYSFNLNLDWKNVYISSFFQGVGKQQWYPGNESIFWGQYNRPYNNLPSWHVDNYWTEDNPNGYFPRYAGYNESIKVNPQTRFLQEISYIRMKNLQIGYNFPSSITSKLKVQSLRIGLSGENLFTWSPFYKRTKDLDVGNLRPSDPDISTGHGDGFNYPVMKSYSFNLSIGL is encoded by the coding sequence ATGAGAAAAACATTAATTGTTAGTCTCGCCCTTTGCCTTTCTTATCCCAGTTGGGCAAATGTGGACTTGAGACTTGCTGAGCCATTCAAAGCTATTGGTTCAGAACTACGACAATCGACTATTCGAGGTGTTGTAAAGGATAAAGATGGAAATCCTTTATCCCCAGTAACAATTACTAACCTGACCACACAGAAGTCTACCAGTACCAATGAAAATGGTGAGTTTGAAATCGAAGCTAGTCAAGGGCAGCAGTTGCGAATCAGTTACCTAGGTTTTGAAGCACAAAACGTGACGGTAACATCAAGTAATGTGCAGATAACCCTGACTCCTGACGACACCAATCTGGAAGAAGTGATCGTTGTAGGTTATGGAACACAAAAGAAAGCCAACCTTACCGGAGCTGTAGACCAAGTGGGTCCTGAAGTTTTCGAAGGAAGGGTCTTGGCAAATGCCAGCCAAATGCTGCAGGGTGCTGTTCCTAACTTAAACATTGTTCCTGCTGACGGTAAACCAACCCGTAATCCTAGTTTCAACATCCGTGGTACCACCTCCATCGGGCAAGGTGGAAGTGCCTTGATCTTAATCGATGGTGTTGAAGGCGATCCTTCCTCACTGAACCCCAATGATATCGAATCTGTATCGGTCTTAAAGGATGCTTCATCTTCGGCTATTTATGGATCTCGCGGTACATTCGGTGTGGTATTGATCACAACCAAAAGAGCTAAGGCAGACCGAACAAGCATTACCTACTCCGGAAATGCTTCATTCCAGAAGCCAATCGCTAGACCCGACTTTATTACAGATGGATATACCTATGCTTCCCACTTCTTTACAGCATATAATGCATGGAACAACTATTCATCAATCCCAAGTAAACTGAATAAGACCCAGATCTTTACTACAGAATGGTTAGAAGAATTCAAACGCCGTAAAGAACAAGGCATTACTGAAGAAGTTACAGTAGATGATAAAGGAAACTACGTTTATTATGGCAATGAGGACTATTATGGCACCCTGATCAAGGACAACACCTTTGTTCAGGACCATAACCTTTCCATTTCAGGAAACTCCGGTAGATTCGACTATTATCTATCTGGCAGAACTTATGACTACAACGGTATGTATAATTTCAATACCGACAATTATAACACGTACAACACTAGAGCTAAAGCAGGAATGCAGGTCAATGATTGGTTAAGGATTACCAATAACATCGACTACTCCTATGCTAAATATTGGGATCCTTCGACAGCTGGTGAAGGTGGAAATATCTGGAGAAACATAGCTGATGAAGGTCACCCTTCCTCTCCAATTTTTAATCCTGATGGCTCCTTCAGTTTCTCGGCAGCCTATACTGTCGGTGATTTCATTTACGGCAAGAATGGTACAGCCACTAAAAACGCTGACCTTCGAAATACCACGGCATTCGAAACTAAATTCTTGGATAACTCCCTGAGAATAAAAGGTGATTTCACCTTCAGGAACCGTGATTTCAATTCTACTCGCGTCCGCGTGCCAGTTCCATACAGTGTTGCTGAAGGAAAAATGTTGAAACTGGAAACCTCCATGAACAACAATATCTATCTGGTCGACCAACAATGGAAATACCTATTTGGAAACTTATATGGTGAGTACGAAAAAACCATTGGCGACCATTATTTCAAAGGTTTATTGGGTTATAACTATGAACAACGCGTTTACGAATCAGATTATATCACAAAGACAGGGCTTCTGACCGAAGATGTTGACAATATCAACCTAGCTTTAGGTCAAAATACCACCGCAACTGCTGGTTACAACAAATACAGAAACGTTGGCGTCTTTATGCGTGCTAATTATATCTATAAAGATCGATACCTATTTGAATTCAATGGACGTTACGATGGATCTTCCAAGTTCCCTATCAATGAGCAGTGGGCCTTTTTCCCTTCTGCATCCGTGGGATGGAGAATCTCGGAAGAACCTTTCTTTGAAGTAGACAAGAGCGCTATCTCCGATTTAAAACTAAGAGGTTCCTATGGTTCACTTGGAAATGGTAATATTGACCCCTATGCTTTTATGGATCAGTATTCCATCAGTATCTCCAACAGGGTGATTGGCGGGGTTAAAAATCCATATACAGGGGTTCCAGTGGTTATTCCAAACAACCTAACCTGGGAAACTGCAAGAACGGCCAATATAGGTCTGGATCTTTCTGCCATCAATAATAAATTGACTTTTACGGCTGATTTCTACCAACGTAAAACATTGAATATGTACACCGTAGGTATGACATTGCCAGATGTATTCGGTGCAGCATCCCCTAAAGGAAACTATGCCGACATGACTACCCAAGGTTTTGAACTTTCACTAGGATATAGAGATAGCTTTGAAGCTTCAGGAAGTCCATTTAACTGGTCTGTAAAAGGAACTTTGGCTGATTATAAATCAACCATCGATCGCTACAACAATGAAACCGGAAACCTTTCTGATTATTATATCGGCCAGACCCTAGGTGAAATATGGGGCTATGAAACCCAAGGCCTATTCCAGAACCAAGCGGAAATCGATGCTGCTGCTACACAATCCTTGATTAAATCATCCAATTCTGGTAAGATCTATCCTGGTGATGTACGCTTTGCTGATTTAGATGGAAATGGTGTCATTGATTATGGAACAAATACCTTGACTGACCATGGTGACAAAAGAATCATCGGTAACAAAGAACCACGTTACATCTATAGCTTCAACCTCAACTTGGACTGGAAGAATGTGTACATATCATCCTTTTTCCAAGGTGTTGGTAAGCAACAGTGGTATCCTGGAAACGAATCAATCTTCTGGGGACAATATAATAGACCTTACAACAACCTTCCATCTTGGCATGTTGACAATTATTGGACTGAGGACAATCCGAATGGATACTTCCCACGTTATGCAGGATATAATGAATCCATTAAGGTCAATCCACAAACAAGGTTCTTACAGGAAATCTCTTACATCCGTATGAAAAACCTGCAGATAGGCTATAATTTCCCTAGTTCAATCACTTCAAAACTTAAAGTTCAGAGCCTAAGGATTGGATTATCTGGTGAAAACCTATTTACTTGGTCCCCATTCTACAAAAGGACAAAAGATCTAGATGTCGGCAACTTAAGACCTTCAGATCCTGATATCTCGACAGGACATGGTGATGGTTTCAATTACCCGGTTATGAAAAGCTATAGTTTTAACCTATCTATCGGATTATAA
- a CDS encoding RagB/SusD family nutrient uptake outer membrane protein, whose translation MKTLRNLLYLPAIALLFSSCELSEMPQATATEDDIFGTENGLKTYSISFYNNITSGSDAYKGDAMTDYSVVNSLNDFMVKGAYSPEVSSGWSWSTLRNINQMIVKNNREEVNETIRNNYTGLARFFRAWFYYNMVVRFGDVPWIDHPISQDEREVLFAKQDSREVVVKHILEDLDYAYQNITESAGDGTVINKWTALGLKTRVALFEGTFRKYHALDLPTKPDDFFKMVVDAGDILMSKGPYSLNTAQGVKLSQRQLFISNTPVTSEVMLAVAFSKELAILNDANWWWTSATYGPRLSLSREFVNSILNIDGTPYTDRANYKTEEFFEETQNRDNRLSQLIRTPGYKRNDAPAPPNFSSFTYTGYQPIKYTLDDSFYDNGGYNTNAVPLMRFAEVLLNYAEAKAELKQLSASDWQKTIGALRARAGVTGGTNALPSKVDPFLQKTFFPKISDPILLEIRRERQVELALEGFRFNDLKRWKLGELMANLPWTGIYVPALNTLMDLDHDGKMDVVFYDGSQSGPSITVPSGVAKVAIGGKATNFQTLTADKHLEWFKAQPRTWDPNNKQYLYPIPATAIVKNENLVQNPGW comes from the coding sequence ATGAAAACATTAAGAAATTTATTATATCTACCTGCTATCGCATTGCTGTTCAGTTCTTGTGAACTATCTGAAATGCCCCAAGCAACCGCAACCGAAGATGATATCTTTGGAACCGAAAACGGATTGAAAACCTACAGTATTTCATTCTACAACAATATTACCTCCGGTTCAGATGCCTATAAGGGCGATGCCATGACCGATTATTCTGTGGTCAATAGCCTTAATGACTTTATGGTCAAGGGAGCCTATTCTCCTGAAGTGAGTTCGGGCTGGTCTTGGTCTACCTTAAGGAACATCAACCAAATGATCGTCAAGAACAACCGTGAGGAGGTTAATGAAACGATCCGTAATAACTATACCGGACTGGCTCGATTCTTCAGGGCTTGGTTCTATTATAATATGGTCGTACGATTTGGAGATGTGCCATGGATAGACCATCCAATCTCGCAAGATGAAAGGGAAGTTCTTTTTGCAAAGCAGGACTCTCGGGAGGTAGTAGTAAAGCACATCTTGGAAGACCTTGACTATGCCTACCAAAACATCACTGAAAGTGCAGGCGACGGTACGGTAATCAACAAATGGACTGCCCTTGGCCTAAAAACCAGAGTGGCACTATTCGAAGGGACCTTCCGTAAATACCATGCACTTGATCTACCAACAAAACCAGATGATTTCTTTAAAATGGTGGTTGATGCCGGCGATATCCTGATGTCAAAAGGTCCTTATTCCCTGAATACTGCCCAAGGGGTTAAATTATCCCAAAGGCAGCTGTTTATCAGCAATACGCCGGTTACCTCTGAGGTTATGCTAGCTGTAGCATTCAGCAAGGAATTGGCCATCTTAAATGATGCCAACTGGTGGTGGACTTCCGCAACCTACGGTCCTAGATTGAGCTTGTCCAGGGAATTTGTGAACAGCATATTGAATATCGATGGAACTCCATATACCGACCGTGCTAACTACAAAACCGAAGAATTCTTTGAGGAAACCCAAAACAGGGACAATCGCCTTTCGCAGTTGATCCGTACACCCGGTTACAAACGCAATGATGCTCCAGCTCCGCCCAACTTCAGCAGCTTTACCTATACGGGTTATCAGCCTATCAAATATACTTTGGATGATAGCTTCTATGACAATGGTGGCTACAACACCAATGCTGTCCCGTTGATGCGCTTTGCAGAGGTTTTATTAAATTATGCAGAGGCAAAAGCTGAATTAAAGCAATTATCGGCTTCAGATTGGCAAAAGACCATTGGTGCACTTCGCGCTCGCGCGGGGGTGACTGGAGGAACCAATGCATTACCTTCAAAAGTAGACCCTTTCCTTCAAAAGACCTTCTTCCCTAAGATTTCTGACCCTATCCTCTTAGAGATTCGTCGGGAAAGACAGGTAGAACTTGCATTAGAAGGTTTCAGATTCAATGATTTGAAGCGTTGGAAATTAGGTGAATTGATGGCAAACCTACCTTGGACGGGTATCTATGTGCCAGCCTTGAATACTTTAATGGATTTAGACCATGATGGTAAGATGGATGTTGTGTTCTACGATGGCAGTCAATCTGGACCATCCATCACAGTACCTTCAGGTGTTGCTAAAGTCGCTATCGGTGGAAAGGCTACCAACTTTCAAACCCTCACTGCAGATAAACATTTGGAATGGTTCAAGGCCCAGCCCCGTACTTGGGACCCTAATAACAAACAATACCTGTACCCAATCCCGGCTACAGCCATCGTAAAAAATGAAAACCTGGTACAGAACCCAGGTTGGTAA
- a CDS encoding DUF4157 domain-containing protein — MKAAEAKSVASPAKSSSSFFSKGADSSFFCDSATHADFFQRKSESSSFFVQPKLNVSEPNDRYEKEADATADRVVQKMEEKENAGKEKDELKPSITPLVQRKCDQCAQEEKLQRKETGNEEVQLKEEDKDKSKRKEQDREDKTLQKQADANESQMSVVLEDGKRREMKLRPQNRRTLRNRSRHQLQNESEVRRAVNLERKADERERDNTMQRKANSLNAFRNKAQTSVENNLSASKGAGRPLPEALLRQMENSFGVDFSQVRIHDHSMAVQMSRDLHAQAFTHGNDIYFNTGKFDVNSHAGMHLLAHELTHTIQQGGARPKQVQQKSAHTAGPNPAHAAVNPSLSSTDKKIAKQDEEDGFLMEQAKEALWSLLREASPEVYDIFRVQGFSNWAKGKVADFVNSTVNTFSEPIRLGASIISLIKTNFHLFRAWMVTAIERLKQGDCSPFVEATDFINNILEGIADPVLDRIKTFLAPIKRFIDHVWNDIGKPIWDFVSRIFGRIWDGIKWVAERIWNHIQTVISVYADIWHWFARAIGFEGDDQDSLWEQVKRKVLSLWEEVKQALEPYKTQLMILGGIILLLSPAGPFIVAGAMITGIMYAVSRIRHYIIHRDAIIRERGFINGVLIPGLFQAIQSLSTFLRAKIAMISGTLHTAVISLQSIPQDVSALMLTAINMAVNWLTEKFVELEAWANVQATQLIVNLQLAFARIRIFLQPITRILAKIGRAMTNYIQLGFLILDDLFHRIPKCIRDKIIAFFVKYIFKHIPLLREVQDVEGAWTAMRTRCMLILNMMFVHGDVKGALWEVFNLLLEVLRFPAELAVRVFNKAFEVFDSIIERPRVFFVNMLQTAKLGFIGFFERKWTHLREGFTTWLFDAVQGSPIYIPRAFNFTEIFRMLGSLFSVGMEKVYRSIERKRGAELAARVRLWISRIGRAAGQAWSWVVALHEHSLDEIITMIRDRGAELLQTLVDSVIDWLVSNIITRVSARLVSMLDPTGIMAVVNSIVTFYRAVETAIDRAREILELVEGVLDNVGEVMAGTFMNAALRFENNLQRAIPLFLEFLSNQVSMSRVGRRIREMATRAEEWIDEKIDWLVDRLLAAGDWLVDRGREAIAALVGWWTAMKSFRARDGRDHELYFDGEEENATLMVASRRGTTFESFIRNVPVANDDDKRRAQQAALPIAQEIDREKMNFIPRTLPPEERRAAFLAKKARLDSLLNNLSEHVAILISEGDLPDGSYENPIAIRWTKRGHVLAITDLIPKDSLWRSRGMVPPDPIESAPADRKTRVELPPTTRRGYSGRNEMPGEGTEFIMIGVDSENFVRIGDKLQRSSTSGSGAEKDRFRRLMTENYHLTLSGYDFDHVKDLGFGGRDQVANLWPLQNDLNRNWGNFVYRQTVSYRDAEGRPQVSTPMDLRNKWFVVNEIGDI, encoded by the coding sequence ATGAAAGCTGCTGAAGCAAAGTCAGTGGCAAGTCCTGCCAAATCGAGCAGCTCTTTTTTCTCTAAAGGGGCTGATTCTTCATTTTTTTGCGATAGTGCCACCCATGCTGATTTCTTTCAGAGGAAGTCGGAGAGCTCTTCATTTTTTGTTCAGCCGAAGTTGAATGTTTCTGAGCCGAATGACCGGTATGAGAAGGAGGCCGATGCTACTGCCGATCGGGTAGTTCAGAAGATGGAAGAGAAGGAAAACGCGGGAAAGGAGAAGGATGAGCTGAAACCTTCGATTACACCATTGGTTCAGAGAAAATGTGATCAATGTGCGCAGGAGGAAAAGCTGCAACGCAAGGAAACAGGGAATGAAGAGGTTCAGTTGAAGGAGGAAGACAAAGATAAAAGCAAGCGGAAAGAGCAGGATCGGGAGGATAAAACGCTTCAGAAACAGGCGGATGCTAATGAGAGCCAGATGAGCGTAGTCCTGGAAGATGGGAAAAGGCGGGAGATGAAACTGCGGCCTCAAAATCGGCGAACCTTAAGGAACAGATCTAGACATCAGCTTCAAAATGAATCCGAGGTTAGAAGAGCGGTAAACTTGGAACGTAAGGCTGATGAAAGGGAAAGGGATAATACGATGCAGCGAAAGGCTAACAGCCTGAATGCATTCAGGAATAAGGCTCAGACGTCAGTAGAGAATAACCTATCTGCTTCGAAAGGAGCGGGTCGTCCATTGCCGGAGGCTTTATTGAGGCAGATGGAAAATTCCTTTGGGGTTGACTTTTCGCAGGTTCGGATCCATGATCATAGCATGGCGGTTCAAATGAGTAGGGATCTGCATGCGCAGGCCTTCACCCATGGGAATGATATTTATTTTAATACAGGAAAGTTTGATGTGAACAGTCATGCGGGCATGCATCTCTTGGCCCATGAACTGACCCATACCATACAGCAGGGCGGGGCAAGACCGAAGCAGGTGCAGCAAAAGTCTGCCCATACTGCTGGCCCTAATCCAGCACATGCGGCAGTAAATCCGAGTTTGAGCAGTACGGATAAGAAAATTGCCAAGCAGGATGAGGAGGATGGCTTTTTAATGGAGCAGGCCAAAGAGGCCCTTTGGTCCCTGCTGAGGGAGGCTTCGCCTGAGGTCTACGACATATTTAGGGTACAGGGTTTCAGCAATTGGGCGAAGGGGAAAGTAGCCGACTTTGTGAACAGCACCGTGAATACCTTTAGTGAACCGATTCGGTTGGGAGCTTCCATTATCAGTCTGATCAAGACCAATTTCCATCTTTTCAGGGCTTGGATGGTTACGGCCATTGAGCGCTTGAAACAGGGGGACTGTTCGCCATTTGTGGAAGCGACAGACTTTATCAACAATATATTGGAAGGGATTGCAGATCCCGTTCTCGATAGGATCAAGACCTTTTTGGCTCCGATCAAGCGATTTATCGACCATGTATGGAACGATATCGGGAAGCCGATCTGGGATTTTGTCTCCAGGATCTTCGGCAGGATCTGGGATGGTATCAAATGGGTAGCGGAAAGGATATGGAACCATATTCAGACCGTTATTTCGGTCTATGCGGATATATGGCATTGGTTTGCCAGGGCGATAGGTTTTGAAGGTGATGATCAGGATAGTCTTTGGGAACAGGTAAAAAGGAAGGTCCTGAGTCTATGGGAAGAGGTGAAGCAAGCCTTGGAACCTTATAAAACCCAATTGATGATATTGGGTGGCATTATTCTGCTGTTATCTCCTGCGGGGCCATTTATTGTTGCTGGAGCTATGATAACCGGCATTATGTATGCGGTATCAAGGATCAGGCATTATATCATACATCGGGATGCCATCATTCGAGAAAGAGGTTTTATCAATGGGGTATTGATTCCGGGCCTGTTTCAGGCGATCCAAAGTTTGAGTACTTTCTTGCGCGCTAAGATCGCAATGATCAGCGGTACTTTGCATACGGCAGTAATTTCCTTGCAAAGTATCCCGCAGGATGTTTCTGCCTTGATGCTTACGGCTATCAATATGGCGGTGAATTGGTTGACGGAAAAGTTTGTGGAGTTGGAAGCATGGGCGAATGTACAGGCTACCCAGCTGATCGTCAATCTGCAGCTTGCCTTTGCTCGGATCAGGATATTCTTACAACCGATCACGAGAATATTGGCAAAGATAGGCCGTGCGATGACCAATTATATTCAATTGGGATTCTTGATCTTGGATGACCTCTTCCATAGGATCCCGAAATGTATACGGGATAAAATAATTGCATTTTTTGTGAAATATATATTTAAGCATATTCCATTGCTCCGGGAGGTTCAGGATGTGGAAGGTGCTTGGACCGCCATGCGGACCCGGTGCATGCTCATACTGAACATGATGTTTGTCCATGGAGATGTAAAGGGAGCATTATGGGAGGTGTTTAATCTGTTGCTCGAGGTATTAAGGTTTCCAGCTGAGTTGGCAGTCAGAGTCTTCAATAAAGCCTTTGAAGTATTTGACAGTATCATCGAAAGGCCTAGGGTATTCTTTGTGAATATGCTGCAGACGGCCAAGCTGGGCTTTATCGGTTTCTTTGAGCGTAAATGGACCCATCTAAGGGAAGGATTTACGACCTGGCTGTTTGATGCCGTCCAAGGAAGTCCGATCTATATACCTAGGGCCTTTAATTTTACGGAGATCTTCAGGATGTTGGGCAGTCTGTTCAGTGTGGGAATGGAAAAGGTCTATCGGAGCATTGAGCGGAAAAGAGGGGCAGAATTGGCTGCAAGGGTAAGGCTGTGGATCAGTAGGATCGGTCGTGCCGCCGGACAGGCCTGGAGTTGGGTTGTTGCCCTGCATGAGCACAGCTTGGATGAGATCATTACGATGATCCGGGATCGTGGAGCTGAACTGTTGCAGACCTTGGTGGATTCGGTTATCGACTGGCTAGTGAGCAATATTATCACCCGGGTAAGTGCAAGGCTGGTCAGCATGTTGGATCCTACGGGTATCATGGCGGTAGTCAATTCCATAGTTACTTTTTATCGGGCAGTCGAAACAGCGATCGATAGGGCGAGGGAGATCTTGGAATTGGTAGAAGGCGTGCTGGATAATGTGGGGGAAGTAATGGCAGGTACCTTTATGAATGCCGCATTGCGTTTTGAAAACAATTTGCAGCGGGCAATACCGTTGTTCTTGGAGTTTTTGTCCAATCAGGTCAGCATGAGTCGGGTCGGAAGAAGGATTAGGGAAATGGCTACCCGAGCTGAGGAATGGATCGATGAGAAAATCGATTGGTTGGTAGACCGATTGTTGGCGGCCGGAGATTGGCTGGTCGACAGGGGTAGGGAAGCCATAGCAGCACTGGTTGGCTGGTGGACCGCGATGAAATCCTTCAGGGCCAGAGATGGTAGGGACCATGAGCTTTATTTTGATGGTGAAGAAGAGAATGCGACTTTGATGGTTGCCAGTAGAAGGGGGACCACATTTGAAAGTTTTATCCGTAATGTGCCTGTTGCCAATGATGATGACAAGCGAAGGGCACAGCAAGCGGCCTTACCTATAGCCCAGGAAATAGACCGGGAAAAAATGAACTTTATTCCTCGCACATTGCCTCCAGAAGAAAGACGGGCTGCCTTTTTAGCTAAAAAGGCCAGGTTGGATAGTCTGTTGAATAACCTTTCTGAACATGTCGCTATTTTGATCTCTGAGGGCGATCTGCCGGATGGTAGCTATGAAAATCCGATTGCAATCCGCTGGACCAAACGCGGGCATGTGCTTGCGATAACCGATCTGATTCCGAAAGATTCTTTATGGCGAAGTAGAGGCATGGTCCCACCAGATCCTATAGAATCAGCGCCAGCTGATCGTAAGACCCGTGTGGAGCTTCCGCCGACCACGAGAAGGGGCTATAGTGGCAGGAATGAAATGCCAGGCGAAGGGACTGAGTTTATTATGATTGGGGTGGACAGTGAGAACTTTGTGCGGATAGGGGATAAATTGCAACGGAGTTCAACTTCAGGTTCGGGTGCCGAAAAGGATAGGTTCAGGAGGTTGATGACAGAGAATTATCACTTGACCTTATCGGGTTATGATTTTGACCATGTTAAGGACCTAGGCTTTGGCGGACGCGATCAGGTTGCCAACCTGTGGCCATTGCAGAATGACCTGAATCGGAATTGGGGTAATTTTGTCTATAGGCAAACAGTCTCTTATCGGGATGCTGAAGGTAGGCCACAGGTTAGTACGCCTATGGATCTAAGGAATAAATGGTTTGTTGTCAATGAAATTGGGGATATATAA
- a CDS encoding VOC family protein, whose translation MKLNNIRLMVRDFDSCFTFYKETLGLECAHGDVGEVYASFNIGIPGGLALFKSELMNMALGISAMENRRGSNDQFALILEVDDVDASFEDLKKKGIDFITVPMDMDDWGIRVAHFRDPESNLIEIYTELKG comes from the coding sequence ATGAAACTCAACAATATCAGGTTAATGGTCAGGGACTTTGACAGTTGCTTTACATTTTACAAGGAGACTTTAGGTCTGGAATGTGCACATGGGGATGTGGGGGAGGTTTACGCCAGTTTTAACATTGGGATTCCTGGGGGCTTGGCGCTTTTTAAGTCGGAGTTGATGAATATGGCCTTGGGTATTTCGGCGATGGAGAACAGGCGTGGGTCGAATGATCAATTTGCCTTGATCTTGGAGGTTGATGATGTTGATGCATCTTTTGAGGACTTAAAGAAAAAGGGCATTGATTTTATTACGGTTCCGATGGATATGGATGACTGGGGGATTCGGGTTGCCCATTTCCGCGATCCAGAGAGTAACCTGATCGAAATCTATACCGAGCTAAAGGGTTAA
- a CDS encoding helix-turn-helix domain-containing protein — protein sequence MNENPSRPRFNELLRVRRLLEKMYETLVDHTEISRTNSEFFKSTQLFNSQTKNIKPIPDNSLIDVDDLIKLLKISKSTYYRMKNDHIIKPIKIGGRDYFTIEEINRLLGRKR from the coding sequence ATGAACGAAAATCCATCCAGACCAAGATTCAATGAATTGCTGCGGGTGAGAAGGTTGTTGGAAAAAATGTATGAAACGTTAGTCGATCATACCGAGATTTCCCGAACAAACAGTGAATTTTTTAAAAGTACCCAACTTTTTAACTCCCAAACCAAAAACATTAAACCAATTCCTGATAACTCACTTATTGATGTTGATGATCTGATTAAACTGCTAAAAATAAGTAAATCAACCTATTATAGGATGAAAAATGACCATATTATAAAACCCATTAAAATTGGTGGAAGAGATTATTTTACAATTGAAGAAATCAATAGATTGCTGGGAAGAAAGAGATAG
- a CDS encoding cytochrome P460 family protein, translating to MKHFLYILISFLSVLQISCKDHADRLLNREASIISLGKLPENPLLLHAITLSNNPKDSCMSVIYANDLAWQEIKNLNRHKFPEKANIYQVSWAVENDKEWFGVLTPKRIVQVEQIEFLKDFKYQYRQYLDEDLDSKSEPGKKNRAEIILEKLKNLEK from the coding sequence ATGAAACATTTCCTATACATCTTGATTTCCTTCTTGTCTGTCCTTCAAATTAGCTGTAAGGACCATGCTGATCGTTTGCTGAACCGAGAAGCCTCCATAATAAGTCTTGGGAAACTGCCTGAAAACCCTTTGCTTTTGCATGCCATAACCCTTTCAAATAATCCAAAGGACAGCTGTATGTCGGTAATTTATGCCAATGATTTAGCTTGGCAGGAAATAAAAAATTTAAATCGACATAAATTTCCTGAAAAAGCTAACATTTATCAAGTATCTTGGGCAGTAGAAAATGACAAGGAATGGTTCGGCGTCCTAACGCCCAAAAGAATAGTACAGGTCGAACAGATTGAATTCCTTAAAGATTTTAAGTATCAGTACCGCCAATATCTGGATGAAGATTTAGATTCTAAATCAGAGCCTGGAAAGAAAAATAGGGCTGAAATAATACTTGAAAAACTGAAAAACTTAGAAAAATAA